A window of Polaribacter litorisediminis contains these coding sequences:
- the hisD gene encoding histidinol dehydrogenase — protein sequence MKTIINPPKENWSQILQRPTKTIDDIEKNVNQIFDDIQKNGDISVDKYTQLFDGVKLENTVVSLDEIALAISLVSEELKEAILLAKKNITTFHNAQKTENVYAETVKGVQCWQEKRPIQKVGLYIPGGTAPLFSTVLMLAIPAQIAGCKEIVLCSPPNKEGKIHPAILYAAKLCGVTKIIKVGGIQAIAGLTFGTRSIPQVYKIFGPGNQFVTVAKQLATKYGVAIDMPAGPSELLVVADNTANASYVASDLLSQAEHGKDSQVILVSTSKQLISAVAIEIERQLKELPRFEIASKAIENSKSIFVETDEIALDLINEYGPEHFIICTKNDDFYVDHIENAGSVFIGNYTPESAGDYASGTNHTLPTNGFTKAYSGVNLDSFMKSITFQKISKEGIKTIGKSIEIMAAAEGLQAHKNAVTLRLDDLK from the coding sequence ATGAAAACGATTATAAATCCACCGAAAGAAAATTGGTCTCAAATATTACAAAGACCTACAAAAACAATTGATGATATTGAAAAGAATGTGAATCAAATTTTTGATGATATTCAAAAAAATGGTGATATATCCGTTGATAAATACACGCAATTATTTGACGGTGTAAAGCTAGAAAATACTGTGGTTTCTTTGGATGAAATAGCGTTAGCAATTTCATTAGTATCAGAAGAATTAAAAGAGGCTATTCTATTGGCAAAGAAAAATATTACTACTTTTCATAACGCACAAAAAACTGAAAATGTATATGCAGAAACCGTAAAAGGGGTTCAGTGTTGGCAAGAAAAAAGACCGATTCAGAAAGTTGGTTTATATATTCCTGGCGGAACTGCTCCGCTTTTTTCTACGGTTTTAATGTTGGCAATTCCTGCTCAAATTGCAGGTTGTAAAGAAATTGTGCTTTGTTCGCCACCAAATAAAGAAGGTAAAATTCACCCAGCAATTTTATATGCAGCAAAACTTTGTGGAGTTACAAAAATTATTAAAGTAGGGGGCATTCAAGCAATTGCAGGATTAACTTTCGGAACAAGATCCATTCCACAAGTCTATAAAATTTTTGGTCCCGGAAATCAATTTGTAACCGTTGCAAAACAGTTAGCAACCAAATATGGCGTTGCTATTGATATGCCCGCAGGACCGAGTGAATTATTGGTGGTTGCAGACAATACGGCAAATGCAAGTTATGTAGCTTCAGATTTATTGAGTCAAGCAGAGCACGGAAAAGATAGTCAAGTTATATTGGTCTCAACTTCTAAACAATTAATTTCAGCTGTTGCCATAGAAATTGAACGTCAATTAAAAGAATTGCCTCGATTTGAAATTGCTTCTAAAGCGATTGAAAATTCGAAATCTATTTTTGTTGAAACAGATGAAATTGCTTTAGATTTAATCAATGAATATGGGCCAGAACATTTTATTATTTGTACGAAGAATGATGATTTTTATGTGGATCATATAGAAAATGCAGGTTCCGTTTTTATAGGCAATTATACGCCAGAAAGTGCCGGAGATTATGCCTCAGGAACCAACCATACGTTGCCAACTAACGGATTTACAAAAGCGTATTCAGGTGTAAATTTAGATAGTTTTATGAAAAGTATTACGTTTCAAAAAATATCGAAAGAAGGGATTAAAACGATTGGGAAATCCATAGAAATTATGGCAGCAGCAGAAGGTTTACAAGCGCATAAAAATGCGGTTACTTTACGTTTAGATGATTTAAAATAA
- the hisG gene encoding ATP phosphoribosyltransferase — protein MSNLRIAVQKSGRLNEDSMRILKDIGISIDNGKDQLKASARNFPLEVFYLRNGDIPQYLRDGVVDAAIIGENVLIEKGGEIKFIERLGFSKCKVSIAVPKESDANSLKDLDGKRIATSYPQTVKKFLKDQNIDAHLHIINGSVEIAPNIGLADGICDIVSSGSTLFKNGLKEIEVLLKSEAVLAVSPLISEERNTILQKVQFRIQSVLKGRNSKYVLLNAPNEKLEAILKLLPGMRSPTVLPLAEKGWSSVHTVISKNEFWEIIDELKQNGAEGILVCPIEKMVL, from the coding sequence ATGAGTAACTTAAGAATTGCAGTACAAAAGTCAGGAAGATTAAATGAAGATTCTATGAGAATCTTAAAAGACATTGGTATTTCTATTGATAACGGAAAAGATCAGCTAAAAGCATCGGCAAGAAATTTTCCTTTGGAAGTTTTCTATTTAAGAAATGGCGATATTCCTCAATATCTAAGAGATGGAGTCGTTGATGCGGCAATTATTGGCGAGAATGTTTTGATAGAAAAAGGAGGCGAAATTAAGTTTATAGAGCGTTTAGGCTTTTCTAAATGCAAAGTTTCTATAGCCGTACCAAAAGAATCTGATGCAAATTCTTTAAAAGATTTAGACGGAAAAAGAATAGCAACTTCGTATCCACAAACCGTAAAAAAATTTTTAAAAGATCAAAACATCGATGCACACTTGCATATCATTAATGGTTCTGTAGAAATTGCCCCAAATATTGGTTTGGCAGACGGAATTTGTGATATCGTTTCTAGCGGAAGCACATTATTCAAAAATGGTTTAAAAGAGATTGAAGTTTTATTAAAATCGGAAGCAGTTTTAGCGGTATCACCATTAATTTCAGAAGAAAGAAACACTATTTTACAGAAAGTTCAATTTAGAATTCAGTCTGTTTTAAAAGGAAGAAACTCTAAATATGTATTGCTAAATGCACCTAATGAAAAGTTAGAGGCCATTTTGAAATTATTACCAGGAATGAGAAGTCCTACAGTTTTACCATTAGCAGAAAAAGGTTGGAGTTCTGTGCATACCGTAATTTCTAAAAATGAATTTTGGGAAATTATTGATGAATTAAAACAAAATGGAGCAGAGGGTATTTTAGTATGTCCTATTGAAAAAATGGTGCTTTAG
- a CDS encoding LysE family translocator has product MIETLLSFAIATSILAISPGPDNIFVLTQSIVNGRKFGLATVFGLISGCLVHTTLLAFGVSAIIKESENLFFAIKLFGASYLLFLAFKVYKSKANIVFSVNAVEKKTTLQLFKQGFIMNVLNPKVSIFFLAFFPGFLFSDRISHVLQFYILGLIFMLVSLLIFSTIAILAGAISYKIKENAKIGWYLKWMQIVVFMLIAVFILI; this is encoded by the coding sequence ATGATAGAAACTCTTTTATCTTTTGCAATCGCAACTTCTATTTTAGCAATTTCTCCAGGACCAGACAATATTTTTGTGTTAACACAAAGTATTGTTAATGGTAGAAAATTTGGTTTGGCAACTGTTTTCGGGCTTATTTCTGGATGTTTAGTGCACACTACTTTATTAGCATTCGGAGTTTCCGCTATCATAAAAGAATCGGAAAACTTATTTTTTGCAATTAAATTATTTGGGGCTTCATATTTATTATTTTTAGCTTTTAAAGTTTACAAATCTAAAGCAAATATTGTGTTTTCAGTGAATGCTGTCGAGAAGAAAACTACTTTACAATTGTTTAAACAGGGTTTTATTATGAACGTTTTAAATCCGAAAGTATCTATTTTCTTTTTGGCCTTTTTTCCTGGTTTTTTATTTTCTGATCGTATTTCTCACGTACTTCAATTTTATATTTTAGGATTGATATTTATGCTCGTTTCTCTGCTTATATTTTCCACAATTGCTATTTTGGCGGGCGCTATTTCTTATAAGATTAAAGAAAATGCTAAAATTGGTTGGTATTTAAAATGGATGCAAATTGTTGTTTTTATGCTGATTGCAGTTTTTATTTTAATTTAG
- a CDS encoding sterol desaturase family protein, producing MGFLIVFATFWGMEFMAWFTHKYVMHGFLWNLHLDHHVPNRKTFFEKNDAFFLIYAVPSWLCIMLGSMFGAWTVMYIGFGILAYGIAYFLVHEVFIHQRLKWFRNSDNIYLRAIRRAHKMHHKHIGKEDGECFGMLIVPFKYLKQELKKAKAA from the coding sequence ATGGGGTTTTTGATTGTTTTTGCTACTTTTTGGGGAATGGAATTCATGGCTTGGTTTACACATAAATATGTGATGCATGGGTTTTTATGGAATTTACATTTAGATCATCATGTACCAAACAGAAAAACTTTCTTCGAGAAAAATGATGCTTTTTTCTTAATTTATGCTGTTCCGTCTTGGTTGTGCATTATGCTCGGTTCTATGTTTGGTGCATGGACCGTGATGTATATTGGTTTTGGAATTTTAGCCTACGGAATTGCCTATTTTTTAGTACATGAGGTATTTATTCATCAAAGATTAAAATGGTTTCGGAATAGTGATAACATTTATTTAAGAGCTATTCGAAGAGCACATAAAATGCACCACAAACATATAGGCAAAGAAGACGGAGAGTGTTTTGGAATGTTAATTGTACCCTTTAAATACTTGAAACAAGAACTTAAAAAAGCAAAGGCTGCATGA
- the crtD gene encoding 1-hydroxycarotenoid 3,4-desaturase CrtD, giving the protein MKKAVVVGAGIAGIASAIRLQNKGYEVQVLEKNAYPGGKLTELKGNGFRFDAGPSLFTMPNLVTELFEISGKKSSDYFNYDRLETLCNYFYEDGTRISANANINIFAEEIEKKTNDSADKVIKHLKKSEFIHKATEEQFLNKSLHKINSFLSFSTVTSILKLPFLNIFSSMNKVNEKAFIDSKTIRLFNRYATYNGSNPYKAPGILNIIPHLEFGLGAYLPKGGMHQITNSLVKLAKEIGVEFHFNQEVTAIETNHNLAKKVITKNSNYNADVIVCNADIHTVYEKLIPSAKKLAKVDQQERSSSALIFYWGIDKEFAELDVHNILFTEDYKTEFDHLFDSKTIYEDPTVYINITSKHIKEDAPEGKENWFVMINVPSVYKQDWDTMIAKARKNILTKVSRILGENIEKFIEFEEILTPQLIQDKTNSYKGSLYGTSSNNRFSAFFRHKNFSSQYKNLYFCGGSVHPGGGIPLALSSAKIIDTLIK; this is encoded by the coding sequence ATGAAAAAGGCTGTTGTGGTTGGTGCCGGAATTGCAGGAATTGCTTCTGCAATTCGTTTACAAAACAAAGGATATGAGGTGCAGGTTCTTGAAAAAAACGCCTATCCTGGCGGAAAGTTAACAGAACTTAAAGGCAATGGATTTCGGTTTGATGCAGGTCCTTCACTTTTTACCATGCCAAATTTAGTAACCGAGCTTTTTGAAATTTCTGGAAAAAAGTCTTCTGATTATTTCAATTACGATCGTCTTGAAACCTTATGTAATTATTTTTATGAAGATGGAACAAGAATTTCGGCCAATGCAAATATCAATATTTTTGCAGAAGAAATTGAAAAGAAAACAAACGACTCTGCCGATAAAGTCATCAAACATCTTAAAAAAAGTGAATTTATTCATAAAGCCACCGAAGAACAATTTCTCAATAAATCTTTGCATAAAATAAATTCCTTTCTCTCATTTTCTACAGTAACATCAATCTTAAAGTTGCCTTTTTTGAATATTTTTAGTTCGATGAATAAGGTCAATGAAAAAGCATTTATAGATTCTAAAACGATTCGATTATTCAACAGATATGCTACTTATAACGGTTCGAACCCATACAAAGCTCCTGGTATATTAAATATCATTCCGCATTTAGAGTTTGGTTTAGGAGCCTATTTGCCAAAAGGCGGTATGCATCAAATTACAAACAGTTTGGTTAAATTGGCTAAGGAAATTGGTGTTGAGTTTCATTTTAATCAAGAAGTAACTGCTATAGAAACCAATCATAATTTAGCGAAAAAGGTCATTACAAAAAATAGTAATTACAACGCTGATGTTATTGTTTGTAATGCTGATATTCATACGGTTTATGAAAAATTAATTCCATCAGCAAAAAAACTAGCAAAAGTAGATCAACAAGAAAGGTCTAGTTCTGCTCTTATTTTTTATTGGGGAATTGATAAAGAATTTGCTGAGTTAGATGTGCATAACATTCTATTTACTGAAGATTACAAAACAGAATTTGATCATCTTTTTGATTCTAAAACAATTTACGAAGATCCAACGGTTTATATTAACATTACCAGCAAACACATTAAGGAAGATGCTCCTGAAGGAAAAGAAAATTGGTTTGTGATGATTAATGTACCTTCTGTATATAAACAAGATTGGGATACTATGATTGCAAAAGCAAGAAAAAATATTTTGACCAAAGTATCTAGAATATTAGGAGAAAATATTGAAAAATTCATTGAATTTGAAGAAATATTAACGCCTCAATTGATACAAGATAAAACAAATTCATATAAAGGGTCGTTGTATGGAACGTCTAGCAACAATCGATTTTCGGCATTTTTTCGTCATAAAAATTTTTCATCGCAATACAAAAACCTCTATTTTTGCGGCGGCAGTGTGCATCCAGGAGGAGGAATTCCGTTAGCACTTTCTTCGGCAAAAATTATTGATACCCTTATAAAATGA
- a CDS encoding carotenoid biosynthesis protein has product MIKNISIENRWIILLLLFYFFGLLGMSIVQFRDLFLMFTPLNLLITLLVFYKINNDFSRRFLILSFLVFLIGFSIEAIGVATGVLFGNYAYGAPFGFKLFETPILIGVNWLFLALSAHGIVQSFTKKALWLIILPSLCMTLLDFLVEPVAMKLDFWSWENDSIPIQNYVMWFVTSIFIHSIIYFFSPKINTKVSFFIFGAQLIFFGVLNLVL; this is encoded by the coding sequence ATGATAAAAAATATTTCCATTGAAAATCGGTGGATTATCCTTTTGCTTTTGTTCTATTTCTTTGGATTATTAGGAATGTCGATCGTTCAATTTCGTGATTTATTTTTGATGTTTACACCACTCAATTTGCTAATAACCTTGTTGGTTTTTTATAAAATAAATAACGATTTTAGTAGACGGTTTTTAATTTTATCATTCCTTGTTTTTTTAATAGGATTTTCAATTGAAGCCATTGGAGTTGCTACTGGTGTTTTATTCGGAAATTATGCGTACGGAGCTCCTTTCGGATTCAAACTTTTTGAAACTCCGATACTCATTGGGGTTAATTGGCTTTTTTTAGCACTAAGTGCTCATGGAATTGTGCAATCTTTTACTAAAAAAGCATTGTGGCTTATTATACTTCCCTCGTTATGTATGACTTTATTAGATTTTTTGGTAGAGCCTGTTGCTATGAAATTAGATTTTTGGAGCTGGGAAAATGATAGCATTCCGATACAAAATTATGTGATGTGGTTTGTAACGAGTATTTTTATTCATTCGATAATTTACTTTTTTAGTCCTAAAATAAACACGAAAGTGAGTTTTTTTATTTTCGGCGCTCAACTTATCTTTTTTGGCGTTTTAAACCTCGTTCTTTAA
- a CDS encoding response regulator yields MDFKYNKIMIIDDDEIDNYLVKVLIKNNKIAEQILEFNSGLDAIKYLEENKEIEENLPEVILLDLYMPLMDGMEFVKAFDSLNLNVSGKCKICVVSGSVDDNDILKTKNTNNIFSYTTKPITVDFLESL; encoded by the coding sequence ATGGATTTTAAATACAATAAAATAATGATTATCGATGATGATGAAATTGATAATTATTTGGTAAAAGTTTTAATTAAAAACAACAAAATAGCAGAACAAATTTTAGAGTTTAATAGTGGTTTAGATGCTATTAAATATTTGGAAGAAAATAAAGAGATTGAAGAAAATTTACCAGAAGTAATTCTATTAGATCTTTACATGCCACTCATGGATGGTATGGAATTTGTAAAGGCATTTGATTCTTTAAATTTAAATGTTTCAGGAAAATGTAAAATATGTGTGGTTTCTGGAAGTGTTGATGATAATGATATCTTAAAAACAAAAAATACCAATAATATTTTTAGCTATACAACGAAACCAATAACTGTTGATTTTTTAGAGTCTTTATAA
- a CDS encoding LytR/AlgR family response regulator transcription factor translates to MRILRTIIIENDLNVIKLFKQFESENSVLFSVVEIIPDFKNITELINTHKPDALILSKDDLVFNPQIFNEINIIKPKLLYISKNKSDAFEAYKYNAIDFLLKPINSNNLIVSVYKIIKHIEMESVFQKNIIGKIDTINTLKKKFEYVSITSVDKIELLKVEDIVFCKADGKYTEFYTANKQMIVSSRNLGEYEPSLNNNFFRIHHSYIVNIKYIIKIIKNNGLFCELPDGKLLPVAKRRQEEFVKFINE, encoded by the coding sequence ATGCGGATTTTAAGAACAATTATAATTGAAAATGATCTAAATGTTATAAAACTATTTAAGCAATTTGAGAGCGAAAATTCAGTTTTATTTTCAGTTGTAGAAATTATTCCTGATTTCAAAAATATTACAGAATTAATAAACACCCATAAACCAGATGCATTAATTCTAAGCAAAGATGATTTGGTGTTTAACCCCCAAATATTTAATGAAATAAATATCATTAAACCAAAATTATTATATATCTCAAAAAATAAAAGCGATGCATTTGAGGCGTATAAATACAATGCAATAGACTTTTTATTAAAGCCCATAAATAGCAACAACTTAATTGTTTCTGTATATAAAATCATCAAGCACATAGAAATGGAATCGGTTTTTCAAAAAAATATCATTGGAAAAATAGACACTATAAATACGCTTAAAAAGAAATTTGAATATGTATCAATTACATCTGTAGATAAAATTGAACTTTTAAAAGTTGAGGATATTGTATTTTGTAAAGCAGATGGCAAATACACCGAATTTTATACGGCAAATAAACAAATGATTGTTTCTAGTAGAAATCTTGGTGAATACGAACCTTCTTTAAATAATAATTTTTTCAGAATACATCATTCTTATATTGTAAACATAAAATATATCATTAAAATTATAAAGAATAATGGCTTATTTTGTGAGTTACCAGACGGGAAATTGTTACCTGTTGCAAAAAGAAGGCAAGAAGAGTTTGTGAAATTTATTAATGAATAA
- a CDS encoding sensor histidine kinase: protein MNKNKLTYQELEKEVAMLREEKDRYFRDFYDNSPNIYISVSPSDGTILNCNQTFLSETGFLEEEIIGSSIFKIYHDDCINEVKKLKQKFSKTGRITNENLILRKKNGRKMYVILNSTAIKNTFGETLHCISSYRDITRQRKSEIILKESESRFKKMFESHNSIMLMLEPNTGAIIDANESAIRFYGYDKLQLCSMNMDDINTLPEEQLIMERIKAINEEMNSFIFAHKLANDEIRTVEVHSSPISFHEKKILFSIIHDITDRTIAQQALSKSLQDLKELNATKDKLFSIISHDLRSPFSSIIGLSSLLTESAENLNSEESKGILEMINTSSKSALNLLDTLLEWAKTQRGQIHFNPVQLNLEPIITDVFDTLKTTSKIKEISLNFPQSNEIDLIADANMLKTVLYNLISNAIKFSYKKSKIDIYAKHKGNNIEISVVDHGVGIEKEIIDKLFSINNNITTRGTLNEKGSGLGLLICKEFIQKHDGQIWIESEVGKGSAFKFTVPSSIPEKEPVNH from the coding sequence ATGAATAAAAACAAACTAACATACCAAGAATTAGAAAAAGAGGTTGCAATGCTTCGCGAAGAAAAAGATAGATATTTTCGGGATTTCTATGATAACTCTCCTAATATTTATATTTCAGTTTCTCCAAGTGATGGAACAATCTTGAATTGCAATCAAACCTTTTTATCTGAAACTGGTTTTTTAGAAGAGGAGATTATTGGTTCTTCGATATTCAAAATATATCATGATGATTGTATCAATGAAGTAAAAAAGTTAAAACAAAAGTTTTCAAAAACTGGAAGAATTACGAATGAAAACTTAATTTTAAGAAAGAAGAATGGTCGTAAAATGTATGTCATTTTAAATTCTACTGCCATAAAAAACACTTTTGGGGAAACATTGCATTGCATTTCATCATATCGTGATATTACGCGACAAAGGAAATCAGAAATTATTCTTAAAGAAAGCGAATCTAGATTTAAAAAAATGTTTGAAAGTCATAATTCTATTATGCTAATGTTAGAACCCAATACGGGTGCTATTATCGATGCTAATGAATCTGCTATTCGATTTTATGGTTATGACAAGCTTCAACTTTGTTCAATGAACATGGATGATATTAATACGTTACCAGAAGAGCAGCTTATAATGGAACGCATAAAGGCTATAAATGAAGAAATGAATTCTTTTATATTCGCCCATAAATTGGCAAATGATGAAATACGAACTGTTGAAGTTCATTCTTCTCCTATAAGTTTTCATGAAAAAAAAATACTATTTTCTATCATACATGATATTACAGATCGTACAATAGCACAACAAGCACTTTCAAAAAGTTTACAAGATCTTAAAGAACTTAATGCTACAAAAGATAAACTGTTTTCAATAATTTCGCATGACTTAAGAAGTCCTTTTAGCAGTATTATAGGTCTTTCTAGTTTATTAACAGAGAGCGCAGAAAATTTAAATTCTGAAGAATCTAAAGGTATTTTAGAAATGATTAACACATCTTCTAAAAGTGCCCTTAATTTGTTGGATACTTTATTAGAATGGGCAAAAACTCAAAGGGGACAAATTCATTTTAATCCTGTTCAATTAAATTTAGAACCAATCATAACAGATGTATTTGATACGCTAAAAACAACCTCAAAAATTAAAGAAATTTCCTTAAATTTTCCTCAATCTAATGAAATAGACCTGATTGCTGATGCAAATATGTTGAAAACAGTATTATATAATTTGATCTCTAACGCTATAAAATTTAGTTATAAAAAAAGTAAAATCGATATTTATGCTAAACATAAAGGTAATAATATCGAAATTAGTGTTGTAGATCATGGCGTTGGTATTGAAAAAGAAATCATAGATAAATTATTTAGCATTAATAACAACATTACAACGAGAGGAACATTAAATGAAAAGGGTTCAGGTTTAGGTTTATTAATTTGTAAAGAATTTATACAAAAGCATGATGGACAAATTTGGATTGAAAGTGAAGTAGGAAAAGGAAGTGCATTTAAATTTACAGTGCCTTCAAGTATACCAGAAAAGGAACCAGTGAACCATTGA
- a CDS encoding response regulator, producing the protein MMKALYVEDNPINRLVISKSLKGFCEIKTEENGFVAIDIAKSEAFDIFILDLNLADPKIDGFGVLQNLKFKENQKGIYVALTAYTGKEWEDKCLNAGFDLYFSKPVDVKKMWQMILEMKATL; encoded by the coding sequence ATGATGAAAGCACTTTATGTAGAGGATAACCCAATTAATAGATTGGTTATTTCAAAATCACTAAAAGGATTTTGTGAAATAAAAACGGAAGAAAATGGATTTGTAGCTATAGATATCGCCAAGTCAGAAGCTTTTGATATTTTTATTTTAGATTTAAATCTTGCAGATCCAAAAATCGATGGTTTTGGTGTTTTACAAAATCTAAAATTTAAAGAAAATCAAAAGGGAATTTATGTAGCCTTAACGGCTTATACAGGTAAAGAATGGGAAGATAAATGTTTAAATGCGGGTTTTGACTTATATTTTAGCAAACCTGTAGATGTAAAAAAAATGTGGCAAATGATTCTAGAAATGAAAGCAACGCTATAA